In Sebaldella termitidis ATCC 33386, one DNA window encodes the following:
- a CDS encoding bifunctional riboflavin kinase/FAD synthetase, with protein sequence MKIIDKNNISELKKQKNIIILGNFDGIHLGHQELIKRGIECSEDTEYKTVLYTFKTHTNQNIKLLTNNEEKILLLKKFNLDYVYFEEFDEVKNLSPEEFIQKIIIDRLHSDKVICGFDFTFSKNKSGNTDLLKKLGQEKNVKVVVIDSVKDESGEVISSTRVRKYIEDGNLSEATKLLGHYPIIAGEVVHGKKMARQMGFPTANLIFENKVYPPFGVYGVYVKIEGDNNIYNGVMNLGKNPTLKPGELSVEVHILNFDKFIYGEKIIIYVLEKISDEIKFNGIDQLVEKIGNDVKYWKKKVKDEYGNTDKTRKF encoded by the coding sequence ATGAAAATAATTGATAAAAACAATATTTCAGAGCTGAAAAAACAAAAAAATATCATAATACTCGGAAATTTTGACGGGATACATCTTGGTCACCAGGAACTAATAAAAAGAGGAATTGAATGTTCTGAAGATACGGAATATAAGACTGTACTCTATACTTTCAAAACACATACCAATCAAAATATAAAACTTTTGACTAATAATGAAGAGAAGATTTTATTACTCAAAAAATTTAATCTGGATTATGTCTATTTTGAAGAATTTGATGAGGTAAAAAATTTATCACCTGAAGAGTTTATTCAGAAAATAATAATAGACAGACTTCATTCAGATAAAGTTATATGTGGATTTGACTTTACATTTTCAAAAAATAAGTCAGGTAATACAGATTTATTAAAAAAACTTGGACAGGAAAAAAACGTAAAAGTCGTAGTCATAGACTCTGTGAAAGATGAAAGCGGAGAGGTAATAAGCAGCACCCGTGTAAGAAAATATATAGAAGACGGTAATCTTTCAGAAGCGACAAAACTTCTGGGACATTATCCGATTATAGCGGGAGAAGTAGTACACGGAAAAAAGATGGCTCGTCAGATGGGATTTCCAACAGCTAATCTTATATTTGAAAATAAAGTTTACCCGCCATTTGGAGTGTATGGTGTGTATGTAAAAATAGAAGGCGACAATAACATTTATAACGGAGTAATGAATCTTGGGAAAAACCCTACATTAAAACCCGGAGAACTGAGTGTAGAAGTACATATTCTTAATTTTGACAAATTTATTTATGGAGAAAAAATTATAATTTATGTTCTTGAAAAAATCAGTGATGAGATAAAATTCAACGGAATAGACCAACTGGTCGAAAAGATAGGCAATGATGTAAAATACTGGAAAAAGAAAGTGAAAGATGAGTATGGCAATACAGATAAAACTCGAAAATTTTGA
- a CDS encoding segregation and condensation protein A, whose amino-acid sequence MSMAIQIKLENFEGPLDLLIHLVEKNKMDITKIDIFQIIEDYLMYIKEAQELNLKVKVEFLVMATELIEIKAYSILNKGKKEEREEDLEKRIIEYKLFKEISEKMAEYENEYNIAYKRSGLQSVVPSEIEYDLSALSINNLFSHFKNLLKEEVKITIKVELEEEYTIEEAYKEVYEMINTKERVNFNMLLKNKYTRLRIVSLFLCILDLFKDGVIDIQFEENEFYVMRLNYV is encoded by the coding sequence ATGAGTATGGCAATACAGATAAAACTCGAAAATTTTGAAGGTCCTCTTGATCTTTTAATACATTTAGTCGAAAAAAATAAAATGGATATTACAAAAATAGATATATTTCAGATTATAGAAGATTATTTAATGTATATAAAGGAAGCACAGGAGCTGAATCTTAAAGTAAAAGTTGAATTTCTTGTAATGGCTACCGAATTAATAGAAATTAAAGCCTATTCCATATTAAATAAAGGAAAGAAAGAGGAAAGGGAAGAAGATCTGGAAAAACGAATTATAGAATATAAATTATTTAAAGAAATTTCAGAAAAAATGGCAGAATATGAAAATGAATATAATATTGCCTATAAAAGATCCGGGCTGCAAAGTGTTGTTCCATCTGAGATAGAATACGATCTGTCAGCTTTGAGCATAAATAATTTGTTTTCTCATTTCAAAAATCTCCTGAAAGAAGAAGTAAAAATTACTATAAAAGTAGAGCTTGAAGAAGAATATACAATTGAAGAAGCTTATAAAGAGGTCTACGAGATGATAAATACTAAAGAAAGGGTTAATTTTAATATGTTACTAAAGAATAAATACACACGTTTGCGTATAGTATCACTATTTTTATGTATACTGGATCTCTTTAAAGACGGAGTAATTGATATACAGTTTGAAGAAAATGAATTTTATGTTATGAGGTTGAATTATGTTTAA
- the murJ gene encoding murein biosynthesis integral membrane protein MurJ: MFKSSLLVMIINMLSRILGLVREILIGSFFGATGMTDAYFGAFKISNFFTQLLGEGALGSVFIPLYNEKRELEGKDKADDLIFSVLNLVFAFSTTVSIFMIFFSEYMLKIFVGFKDEARFNVANNLLKIMAFYFLFISLSGIVSAVLNNFKKFVISTSTALVFNLTIICGVLLFGKKYGIYGLGVSVLLSGLFQLLMQLPQFFMIVKRYKLIFDIKDKYIREMFLLMIPTLIGIFGYQINEMIDTRFAAALTAGTVSALNYSSRLYLLPIGVFAISLSVVIFPNLSQAAVKKQMNVVKSQIERGLNMLAFFVIPSQIVLIFYSKEIVSLIYKRGAFSEDMIVVTSQALTFYSVGLLFFSTIHLLTRSHYVFKDRKRPVISSFVGIGINIALDFLLYKQYKHMGLTFATSTAAMVNYLILLLSLNKNYIKLDFLKYIKFIVITLIISGIAYIVSSFIPEIGDFRISIVIKLIIFAVVYLLLWSPKIIKQKINMFG, translated from the coding sequence ATGTTTAAGTCCAGTTTGTTAGTTATGATTATAAATATGCTGAGCAGGATCCTGGGTCTGGTTAGGGAAATACTTATAGGAAGTTTTTTTGGAGCAACAGGAATGACAGATGCATATTTCGGAGCATTCAAAATATCCAATTTTTTTACACAGCTTTTAGGAGAGGGGGCATTAGGCTCGGTATTTATTCCTTTATATAATGAAAAAAGGGAGCTCGAAGGGAAAGACAAAGCCGATGACCTTATATTCTCAGTTTTAAATCTGGTATTTGCCTTTTCCACCACAGTATCAATATTTATGATATTTTTTTCGGAATATATGCTGAAAATATTTGTAGGCTTTAAAGATGAAGCTCGGTTCAATGTAGCGAATAATTTATTAAAGATAATGGCTTTTTACTTTTTATTTATATCATTATCCGGAATAGTATCAGCAGTTTTAAATAATTTTAAAAAATTTGTAATTTCTACATCAACAGCACTTGTTTTTAACCTTACAATTATATGCGGAGTATTATTGTTCGGGAAAAAATACGGGATTTATGGTTTAGGAGTTTCAGTTCTTTTATCCGGGCTGTTTCAATTATTAATGCAGCTGCCGCAGTTTTTTATGATAGTAAAAAGATATAAACTTATTTTCGATATAAAGGATAAGTATATTAGAGAAATGTTTCTACTGATGATTCCCACTCTTATAGGAATTTTTGGATATCAGATTAATGAAATGATAGATACACGGTTTGCGGCGGCATTAACAGCAGGAACAGTCAGTGCTTTGAATTATTCAAGCAGATTATATTTACTGCCTATAGGGGTATTTGCAATATCATTATCGGTCGTAATATTTCCAAATTTATCACAAGCTGCTGTTAAGAAGCAGATGAATGTAGTAAAGAGTCAAATCGAACGTGGACTGAATATGCTGGCATTTTTCGTCATTCCATCACAGATAGTACTAATATTTTATTCAAAAGAAATAGTATCGCTAATATATAAAAGGGGAGCTTTCAGTGAAGATATGATAGTGGTGACATCTCAGGCTCTGACATTCTATTCAGTAGGATTACTGTTTTTTTCAACAATACATCTGCTTACAAGGAGTCATTATGTATTTAAGGACAGAAAAAGACCGGTTATATCGTCATTTGTAGGAATAGGGATAAATATAGCTTTGGATTTTCTTCTTTACAAACAATATAAACACATGGGGCTGACATTTGCTACTTCAACAGCTGCAATGGTGAATTATCTTATACTTTTACTCTCACTGAATAAAAACTATATAAAATTAGACTTTCTGAAATATATTAAATTTATAGTTATTACATTGATCATATCGGGAATAGCATATATAGTTTCATCATTTATACCGGAAATAGGAGACTTTAGGATATCTATAGTTATAAAATTAATAATATTCGCAGTGGTTTATCTATTACTGTGGTCTCCAAAAATAATAAAACAAAAAATAAACATGTTTGGATAA
- a CDS encoding LysR family transcriptional regulator: MNNTESDKAPVALRKGNKVNYRKLKIFYSVSETLNMTKTSKKMYISQSAVSQIIKELEEDLGVILFERIYKKLYLTEEGMLFKEYTRRILNMWDDMNEHMQSKKKNILIKVGGSTISGIYLLPYLCKNFSTIYNNVNFNIQIDNTTKIIKKVLENDIDIGIIDGIMPNNNEIISIEMQKDYLKVVTPNIEKFKNKEKFAIEDFKHENMILREEGSGTRKTVDEYIERLKIKTENKMVIGNNEAIKKMVEIGLGITIISTLAIENEILEEKLLAFNVTDTEISRNFHIIIHKDKYISSMLNNFIDLLKRGF, encoded by the coding sequence ATGAATAATACTGAGTCAGACAAAGCACCGGTGGCTTTAAGGAAAGGAAATAAAGTGAATTACAGGAAACTGAAAATCTTTTATTCGGTGTCTGAGACACTGAATATGACAAAAACCTCAAAAAAAATGTATATAAGTCAGAGTGCTGTCAGCCAGATAATTAAAGAGCTCGAAGAAGACTTGGGAGTTATTTTGTTTGAGCGGATTTACAAAAAGTTATATTTAACAGAAGAAGGCATGCTCTTTAAAGAATATACAAGAAGAATTTTAAATATGTGGGATGATATGAATGAACATATGCAGAGTAAAAAGAAAAATATACTAATCAAAGTCGGAGGAAGTACCATAAGCGGAATTTATCTATTACCCTATCTTTGTAAAAACTTTTCTACTATCTATAATAATGTAAATTTCAATATTCAGATTGATAATACTACTAAGATAATAAAAAAAGTTCTTGAGAACGATATCGATATAGGAATAATAGATGGAATTATGCCTAATAATAATGAAATAATTTCAATAGAAATGCAAAAGGATTATTTAAAAGTAGTTACACCAAACATAGAAAAATTCAAAAATAAAGAAAAATTTGCTATAGAAGACTTTAAGCATGAGAATATGATCTTAAGGGAAGAAGGCTCAGGAACCAGAAAGACTGTAGATGAATATATTGAAAGATTGAAAATAAAGACTGAAAATAAAATGGTCATAGGAAATAACGAAGCAATAAAAAAGATGGTGGAAATTGGCTTGGGAATAACCATAATATCCACTCTGGCAATAGAAAATGAGATACTTGAAGAAAAACTTCTTGCTTTTAATGTAACAGATACAGAAATAAGCAGAAATTTTCATATAATCATACATAAAGATAAATATATCTCATCAATGCTGAATAATTTTATTGATTTATTAAAAAGAGGTTTTTAA
- the mscL gene encoding large-conductance mechanosensitive channel protein MscL — MFKEFKEFISKGNVIDLAVGVIIGGAFGKIVTSLVDSIIMPVLGLILGKINFQELKLVLKQSDGVNPELAISYGLFIQNVINFLLIGFVLFLMVKSINKFRKKEEALEAEEKPTLDQELLREIRDILKK, encoded by the coding sequence ATGTTTAAAGAATTCAAGGAATTTATCTCAAAAGGCAATGTAATCGATCTAGCTGTAGGGGTTATTATAGGCGGTGCTTTTGGTAAAATAGTCACTTCACTGGTAGATAGCATAATCATGCCTGTTTTGGGTCTGATTCTCGGCAAAATAAATTTTCAGGAGCTCAAACTGGTCTTAAAGCAATCAGACGGTGTAAATCCGGAGCTTGCTATATCATACGGTCTATTTATTCAAAATGTAATAAATTTTTTATTGATAGGATTTGTTTTGTTCCTGATGGTAAAATCTATTAATAAGTTTAGAAAAAAAGAAGAAGCTTTGGAAGCTGAAGAAAAACCAACTCTTGATCAGGAGCTTTTGAGGGAAATCAGAGATATTCTAAAAAAATAG
- the lepA gene encoding translation elongation factor 4: protein MQNLKRNFSIIAHIDHGKSTIADRLLEMTGTVTEREMKEQLLDSMDLEREKGITIKAQAVTLNYTAADGNKYELNLIDTPGHVDFIYEVSRSLAACDGALLVVDAAQGIEAQTLANVYLALEHDLEILPVINKIDLPSADPEKVKLEIEDIIGLPTDNAVLVSGKTGLGIDELLEAIVKYIPEPKGGMSSPLKALIFDSHYDDFRGVITYVRVIDGVIKKGDKIKIMSTNKEFEVLETGIFSPKMTEKNELSVGSVGYIITGVKSIKDTQVGDTITHVKNPAEKPLEGYRPAQSMVFAGIYPISTDDYEDLREALEKLQLNDASLTYVPETSIALGFGFRCGFLGLLHMEIIVERLRREFDIDLISTAPSVEYHVTTETGEHLIIDNPAEFPAGKKSIEEPYIKGTIIVPRDYVGNVMELCQEKRGTYIDMSYLDETRTMLRYDLPLADVVIDFYDKLKSRTRGYASFEYEMIGYKESDLVKVDILVSGNVVDAFSFIAHKDHAFNRGRSIVERLKEVIPRQQFEIPLQAALGSKIIARETIRALRKNVLAKCYGGDISRKKKLLEKQKEGKKRMKAIGNVEIPQEAFLSVLKLNK, encoded by the coding sequence ATGCAAAATCTCAAAAGGAACTTTTCAATAATTGCTCACATTGACCATGGTAAATCTACAATTGCTGACAGACTGCTGGAAATGACCGGAACAGTTACAGAAAGAGAAATGAAGGAACAGTTATTGGATAGTATGGATTTGGAAAGAGAAAAGGGAATTACAATAAAAGCCCAGGCTGTTACTTTAAATTATACAGCTGCTGACGGCAATAAATATGAACTGAATTTAATAGATACACCGGGACACGTAGACTTTATATATGAAGTATCGAGATCACTTGCAGCATGTGACGGAGCTCTTTTAGTCGTAGATGCCGCTCAGGGAATAGAAGCACAGACACTAGCCAATGTATATCTGGCTTTGGAGCACGATCTTGAAATACTTCCTGTTATTAATAAGATAGATCTGCCTTCAGCTGATCCGGAAAAAGTAAAGCTGGAAATAGAAGATATTATCGGTCTGCCTACTGACAATGCTGTTCTGGTTTCAGGAAAAACAGGTCTTGGTATTGATGAACTTCTGGAAGCAATAGTAAAATACATACCTGAGCCTAAAGGAGGCATGTCTTCTCCGCTGAAAGCACTTATATTCGATTCTCATTATGATGATTTCAGAGGAGTTATTACCTATGTCAGAGTCATTGACGGTGTAATAAAAAAAGGGGACAAAATAAAAATTATGTCTACCAATAAAGAATTTGAAGTTTTGGAAACAGGTATATTTTCTCCTAAAATGACAGAAAAAAACGAGCTTTCCGTAGGAAGTGTCGGCTACATAATTACCGGAGTAAAATCTATAAAAGATACTCAGGTAGGGGATACTATAACTCATGTTAAGAATCCTGCCGAAAAACCACTGGAGGGATACAGACCGGCTCAAAGTATGGTTTTCGCGGGAATCTATCCTATATCTACTGATGATTATGAAGATTTGCGTGAGGCACTGGAAAAATTACAGCTGAATGATGCATCACTTACATATGTTCCCGAAACTTCCATTGCTTTGGGATTTGGTTTCAGATGCGGTTTTCTGGGATTACTTCATATGGAAATCATAGTCGAAAGACTAAGACGTGAATTTGATATTGATCTTATTTCTACAGCACCGTCTGTAGAATATCACGTAACTACAGAAACAGGAGAGCATTTGATAATAGACAATCCGGCAGAATTTCCAGCCGGGAAAAAAAGTATCGAAGAACCGTATATAAAAGGGACTATAATTGTTCCAAGAGATTATGTAGGAAATGTTATGGAATTATGCCAGGAAAAAAGAGGAACTTATATTGACATGTCTTATCTTGATGAAACAAGAACCATGCTAAGATATGATCTTCCTTTGGCAGACGTAGTAATAGACTTTTATGATAAGTTGAAATCAAGAACAAGAGGTTATGCCTCATTTGAATATGAAATGATCGGATATAAGGAATCTGATCTGGTTAAAGTAGATATACTTGTAAGCGGCAATGTTGTGGATGCTTTTTCTTTTATTGCACATAAAGATCATGCCTTCAACCGTGGAAGAAGTATAGTGGAGAGACTTAAAGAAGTAATTCCACGACAGCAGTTCGAAATACCGCTTCAGGCCGCTCTTGGAAGCAAAATAATAGCAAGAGAAACTATAAGAGCATTAAGAAAAAATGTCCTTGCAAAATGTTACGGAGGAGATATTTCACGTAAGAAAAAACTCCTTGAAAAGCAAAAAGAAGGAAAGAAACGTATGAAAGCTATAGGAAATGTAGAAATTCCACAGGAAGCTTTTTTATCAGTACTAAAATTAAACAAATAA
- a CDS encoding M90 family metallopeptidase, whose amino-acid sequence MDIFFLIIVLIILFILIGIFVKRRSVKIQYIKMKLSKSERKGIIESVFHKNFLFYEHLNNTFKEKLITDSYILSELIDIDSIGIKITDEIKYTIFGLAGLLILGDENPNYFPNLTSVVVYPKMYISDQKGQNKSVNLGESWNFGVVVLSWCDVVNGAQNFSDGHNGALHEFAHQLDQQSGQADGIPANLNTDYYTWKNTFDKEYNNLIKEMENAEYDSIDFYGTTNKAEFFAVSTETFFEKPALMKAEHPELYNLLVRYYKIDPEKIFFR is encoded by the coding sequence ATGGACATATTTTTTCTTATAATTGTCTTGATAATTTTATTTATTTTGATTGGTATCTTTGTTAAAAGAAGATCCGTCAAAATACAGTATATAAAAATGAAGCTCAGTAAATCCGAAAGAAAGGGTATCATAGAATCAGTATTTCATAAGAACTTCCTGTTCTATGAGCATTTAAATAATACCTTTAAAGAAAAGCTTATTACAGATTCTTATATTTTATCAGAGCTTATTGATATAGACAGTATAGGAATTAAAATTACTGATGAAATAAAATATACTATTTTTGGACTGGCCGGTCTATTGATCTTAGGAGATGAAAATCCTAATTATTTTCCTAATCTCACTTCTGTAGTTGTATATCCGAAGATGTATATTTCTGATCAAAAAGGACAAAACAAAAGTGTAAATTTAGGAGAATCATGGAATTTTGGGGTAGTGGTATTATCATGGTGCGATGTAGTAAATGGAGCTCAAAATTTTTCTGACGGACACAATGGAGCTCTTCATGAATTCGCTCATCAGCTTGATCAGCAATCAGGACAGGCTGACGGAATTCCGGCAAATTTAAATACTGATTACTATACATGGAAAAACACTTTTGATAAAGAATATAATAATCTTATTAAAGAAATGGAAAATGCCGAATATGACAGCATAGATTTTTATGGAACTACAAATAAAGCAGAATTCTTTGCTGTATCTACCGAAACTTTTTTTGAAAAGCCGGCTCTTATGAAAGCAGAGCACCCAGAACTATATAATCTTTTAGTACGATATTACAAAATTGATCCGGAAAAAATATTTTTTAGATGA
- a CDS encoding ParA family protein, which yields MKKISIINNKGGVGKTTTAFNLAHFFSKAGYKTLAIDLDPQQNMVRNFGMDEKKTTIGDYLLGRTDDYEPIVINDNLHLIPAGNAENDMQLLTSESPLYFEILNEFLSQLDELYEIAVIDTAPAFNPYTTSAIYASNVYSILIPGQNEINGLNTTINFSKKLKKEVSGIILTRMEKTALSEKVKTDLEEAYGELLLNSIVRKNVMLSESILEHKSIFDYAPNSNGANDYISLGREILKKEGI from the coding sequence ATGAAGAAGATATCTATAATAAATAATAAGGGAGGAGTTGGGAAAACAACTACAGCTTTTAATCTGGCACATTTTTTTTCAAAAGCAGGATACAAAACTTTAGCTATAGATCTTGATCCTCAGCAAAATATGGTAAGAAATTTTGGAATGGACGAAAAAAAAACAACCATTGGAGATTATTTGCTCGGAAGAACCGACGATTATGAACCAATTGTTATTAACGATAATTTACACCTGATTCCTGCCGGGAATGCCGAAAATGACATGCAGCTTTTGACTTCTGAGTCTCCGCTATATTTTGAAATTCTAAATGAATTTTTATCGCAATTAGATGAATTATATGAAATTGCTGTTATTGACACAGCTCCGGCTTTTAATCCGTATACTACAAGTGCAATATATGCTTCCAACGTTTATTCCATTTTAATTCCCGGACAAAATGAAATAAATGGTCTTAATACTACAATTAATTTTAGTAAGAAGCTCAAGAAAGAAGTCAGCGGAATTATTTTGACCAGAATGGAAAAAACAGCTTTGTCAGAAAAAGTTAAAACTGATCTGGAAGAGGCTTACGGAGAACTTTTGTTAAATTCTATTGTCAGAAAAAATGTTATGTTATCGGAAAGTATTCTTGAACATAAATCAATATTTGATTACGCACCAAATTCAAATGGCGCAAATGATTATATCAGCTTAGGAAGAGAGATTTTGAAAAAAGAGGGAATTTAA
- the rsmB gene encoding 16S rRNA (cytosine(967)-C(5))-methyltransferase RsmB: protein MNNIKLDLTNLLDEIIAGGKYSNLQLNYYFSTKGYNKKEKSFITNIIHTTLKNLIFIDYLIEKNASNIKKRKIKQLLRISVAQFLLNKESDYSGIVFEAVETAKIINKHQTGFVNVILRNIFQKYDQLVSEIPPTKKYSVELSYPQWIINKIASDYPENYVRILQSYKTKSYLSFRINPRKFSREDFIKLAGKHESKILFEIENVFYMSNSALLDTKEFKENCFSVQDASSYLAVKALDVQDDDIVLDACSAPGGKMSAILQEYNPDLVVASDIHEHKIGMLKEIKKKNNFTNLKIVLNDAREIGELNEKFDKILLDVPCSGLGVLRKKPEKIYTLENSDIKKLKKIQKAIFDSAYHSLKENGVIIYSTCTFTREENTNNIKYFTEKYPDLVIENVIFPDNVFISKDEFGGSFIDYRNKYLDGFYIAKFRKKGKNDI from the coding sequence GTGAATAATATAAAATTAGATTTAACAAATTTATTGGATGAAATAATTGCAGGAGGAAAATACAGCAATCTTCAGCTTAACTATTACTTTTCAACTAAAGGTTATAATAAAAAAGAAAAATCGTTCATAACAAATATAATACATACGACATTAAAAAATCTTATTTTTATAGATTATTTAATAGAGAAAAACGCTTCAAACATAAAAAAGAGAAAAATAAAACAATTACTCAGAATCTCTGTTGCACAATTTTTATTAAATAAAGAGAGCGATTATTCAGGAATAGTTTTTGAAGCTGTAGAAACTGCAAAAATTATAAATAAACATCAAACTGGTTTTGTAAATGTAATATTACGAAATATTTTTCAAAAATACGACCAGCTGGTCTCAGAAATTCCGCCGACAAAAAAATATTCTGTGGAACTTTCTTATCCGCAATGGATTATTAACAAAATAGCTTCTGATTACCCAGAAAATTATGTAAGAATACTACAATCTTATAAGACAAAAAGCTATTTATCTTTCAGAATTAACCCAAGAAAATTTTCAAGAGAAGATTTCATTAAGCTGGCCGGAAAGCATGAAAGTAAAATATTATTTGAAATAGAAAATGTATTTTATATGTCTAACTCTGCTTTACTTGATACAAAAGAATTTAAAGAAAACTGTTTTTCTGTGCAGGATGCATCTTCATATCTTGCAGTCAAGGCTCTGGACGTACAGGATGATGACATTGTTCTGGATGCCTGCAGTGCTCCGGGCGGAAAAATGTCTGCAATTCTTCAGGAATACAACCCTGATTTAGTAGTAGCTTCAGATATACATGAACATAAAATAGGAATGCTGAAAGAAATAAAGAAAAAAAATAATTTCACTAATTTAAAAATTGTATTGAATGATGCCAGAGAAATAGGAGAGTTAAACGAGAAATTTGACAAAATTTTACTGGATGTTCCTTGCAGCGGTCTAGGTGTGTTACGAAAAAAGCCTGAAAAAATCTATACACTGGAAAACAGTGATATTAAAAAATTAAAAAAAATACAGAAAGCAATTTTTGACAGTGCATATCATTCACTAAAAGAAAATGGGGTAATTATCTACAGTACATGTACCTTTACCCGTGAAGAGAATACCAACAACATAAAATACTTTACAGAAAAATATCCTGATTTGGTTATTGAAAATGTTATTTTCCCTGATAATGTATTTATTTCTAAAGATGAGTTCGGTGGCAGCTTTATTGATTACAGAAATAAATATCTGGACGGCTTCTACATAGCAAAATTTAGAAAGAAGGGGAAAAATGATATTTGA